A single region of the Salvia miltiorrhiza cultivar Shanhuang (shh) chromosome 8, IMPLAD_Smil_shh, whole genome shotgun sequence genome encodes:
- the LOC130998164 gene encoding uncharacterized protein LOC130998164 has protein sequence HPRRGWWQDAAAAAEYLSDRRAAPVYPVLLLLGFPDPNLSNRHSLSPLKTHLKLYRSPRLARAAESTPSSSIASGNADKSVVPDAEFTLAKVSFGVIGLGLGVSLLSYGFGAYFNILPGSEWSALMLTYGFPLAIIGMALKYAELKPVPCVTYSDALALREKCSTPILNQVRNDVTRYRYGDEQHLDEALKRIFQYSQGGGIPRRSAPILQNIREEVTEDGRYSLVLIFEAKALELSDFEKRKAKFASFFGPGITAEISESGKDLYEVKLISNTTL, from the exons CATCCGCGGCGGGGATGGTGGCAGgatgcggcggcggcggcggaataCTTGTCCGATCGCCGGGCTGCACCTGTCTACCCTGTTTTGCTTCTTCTAGGATTCCCGGACCCTAACCTATCCAATCGTCACAGCCTATCTCCACTCAAAACCCATCTTAAATTGTACCGGAGCCCTAGATTGGCTCGAGCTGCCGAGTCAACTCCGTCGTCTTCCATTGCCTCTGGTAATGCTGACAAGTCAGTCGTCCCCGATGCTGAATTTACGCTCGCCAAA GTTTCTTTCGGTGTTATTGGATTAGGACTTGGCGTTAGTCTTCTCTC GTATGGTTTTGGGGCTTACTTCAATATCCTTCCAGGGTCTGAATGGTCAGCGCTGATGCTGACCTATGGCTTTCCTCTAGCAATCATTGGCATGGCTCTCAAG TATGCAGAACTTAAGCCCGTACCCTGCGTGACTTATTCAGATGCCCTGGCACTGAGAGAAAAGTGTTCAACTCCAATTCTCAATCAG GTCAGAAATGACGTTACAAGATATCGTTATGGGGATGAGCAGCATCTGGATGAAGCATTAAAGCGAATTTTCCAATACAGCCAG GGTGGTGGTATTCCTCGGAGGAGTGCTCCAATTCTACAAAATATACGGGAAGAA GTTACCGAGGATGGCAGATATTCACTGGTATTGATATTTGAGGCCAAAGCACTAGAGTTGTCCGACTTTGAAAAAAGAAAG GCAAAATTTGCTTCCTTCTTTGGGCCAGGGATCACTGCTGAAATTT CTGAGAGCGGGAAAGATTTATACGAGGTCAAACTAATTTCTAACACAACATTGTAA
- the LOC131001662 gene encoding uncharacterized protein LOC131001662, whose amino-acid sequence MADFKPQLGHRDTNTRRFSASNWKSFREDERSTLRSSTTISSTVSSPGYTTSEKIDPSTYSFTAALKALQTRSMWSSERVILHSKWSDAEKYISNPVSGQVPLECLSARNRITISAPIILHHKLNITIQEKNKSAVTRDVGTQSVPSAPPTPSIQERRSEAESSVDSSLSTQKDGPQLKVERERNEKEGLNRKEGRERKKMVRMMCSQGVGRRGCLQPLKGLWQRRNKCNCKPRKNINPSSSPTLLYHINACYDV is encoded by the exons ATGGCTGATTTCAAGCCTCAACTCGGCCACCGTGATACGAACACGAGACGATTTTCCGCATCAAATTGGAAGAGCTTCAGAGAAGATGAAAGGTCGACATTAAGATCAAGTACAACAATTTCTAGCACTGTTTCATCTCCTGGATATACCACTTCag AGAAAATCGATCCTTCTACATATTCATTCACAGCAGCCCTCAAag CGTTGCAGACACGAAGCATGTGGTCGTCGGAGAGAGTAATTCTGCACTCGAAATGGAGCGATGCTGAGAAATACATATCGAATCCGGTGTCAGGCCAAGTGCCATTGGAATGTCTATCGGCGAGAAACAGAATCACTATTTCTGCTCCAATCATCTTACACCATAAACTCAATATCACAATCCAAG AGAAGAACAAGTCCGCCGTCACTAGAGATGTCGGAACACAGAGCGTGCCAAGTGCGCCGCCGACTCCTTCAATTCAAGAAAGACGCAGTGAAGCAGAATCATCCGTAGATTCCTCTCTTTCTACTCAGAAAGACGGACCACAACTAAAG gtggagagagaaagaaatgagAAAGAAGGTTTAAATAGAAAagaaggaagagagagaaagaagatgGTGAGGATGATGTGCAGCCAAGGAGTAGGAAGAAGAGGATGTCTGCAGCCATTAAAGGGTTTGTGGCAGAGGAGAAACAAGTGCAATTGCAAACCCAGAAAAAACATCAATCCTTCCTCATCACCAACCTTACTTTATCATATCAATGCTTGTTAtgatgtttaa